A DNA window from Eikenella exigua contains the following coding sequences:
- a CDS encoding FAD-binding domain-containing protein translates to MSVPTTLIWFRQDLRTDDQPALQAATRTGRLLLGLYVWPNDSALTARRRYFIWQSLRDLQARLAECGIPLHVRTGNPVQAVAETAAYCHAAEVVCAANGAGQGALRAVLEKQGCRLHGVADGLLQPPFQFIRSPYFNEPAFAAFQVAWRAACAEQYAAWQAPAWPPPDLAAQQKRLPENLKTAALPAVPRAVLTIPGGETAAQRQLAEFLPRLPYYPVLRSLPAQHGSSQLSPHLVFGTLSVRRVWAVAGNSPDAAAWREALARREFWRHYFRQYPDMLQQGLPEHRAAAGQANQVLMAAWQQGITGYPLVDAAMRLLRDTGWLPHSLRRFCAAFFCRVLGGRWQDGADWFARQLLDFEPAANSGNWQLAAGLGGKRVERQPFNPVVWSQKLDPDGQFIRRHLPQLAHLDSRRIHAPWLATAEVNTNGYPAPVVDYRAR, encoded by the coding sequence ATGAGCGTACCCACTACCTTAATCTGGTTCCGGCAAGACCTGCGCACCGACGACCAGCCTGCCCTACAAGCCGCCACCCGCACCGGCCGGCTGCTGCTCGGCCTGTATGTGTGGCCGAACGACAGTGCACTCACGGCGCGGCGGCGCTATTTTATTTGGCAGAGCCTACGCGATTTGCAGGCGCGGCTGGCCGAATGCGGTATTCCGCTGCATGTGCGCACAGGCAATCCCGTGCAGGCGGTGGCCGAAACGGCAGCGTATTGCCATGCGGCTGAGGTGGTGTGTGCCGCCAACGGGGCGGGGCAGGGCGCATTACGCGCCGTGCTGGAAAAGCAGGGCTGCCGGCTGCACGGCGTGGCCGACGGCCTATTACAGCCGCCCTTCCAATTTATCCGTTCGCCGTATTTCAATGAGCCGGCCTTTGCCGCGTTTCAGGTAGCCTGGCGGGCCGCATGTGCCGAACAATATGCCGCTTGGCAAGCACCGGCCTGGCCGCCGCCGGATTTGGCCGCGCAGCAGAAAAGGCTACCTGAAAATCTGAAAACTGCCGCGCTGCCTGCCGTCCCCCGTGCCGTGCTCACTATTCCCGGCGGCGAAACCGCAGCCCAGCGGCAGCTGGCCGAATTTTTGCCGCGTCTGCCGTATTACCCCGTATTGCGTAGCCTGCCCGCCCAACACGGCAGCTCGCAGCTCTCGCCGCATCTTGTGTTCGGCACGCTGTCGGTACGCCGGGTGTGGGCAGTGGCCGGCAACTCGCCTGATGCTGCTGCCTGGCGCGAAGCTTTGGCCCGGCGCGAATTTTGGCGGCATTATTTCCGCCAATATCCCGATATGCTGCAGCAAGGCCTGCCCGAACACCGTGCCGCAGCCGGGCAGGCCAACCAAGTGCTGATGGCCGCTTGGCAGCAAGGCATAACCGGCTACCCGCTGGTTGATGCCGCCATGCGCCTGCTGCGCGACACCGGCTGGCTACCGCACAGCCTGCGCCGTTTCTGTGCCGCCTTTTTCTGCCGCGTGCTGGGCGGCCGCTGGCAGGATGGTGCCGACTGGTTTGCCCGACAGCTGCTGGATTTCGAGCCTGCCGCCAACAGCGGCAACTGGCAGCTGGCTGCCGGTTTGGGCGGCAAGCGGGTTGAGCGGCAGCCTTTCAACCCCGTGGTTTGGTCACAAAAGCTCGATCCCGACGGCCAATTCATCCGCCGCCATCTGCCGCAGTTGGCACACCTCGACAGCCGCCGTATCCATGCCCCGTGGCTGGCCACAGCGGAAGTGAACACCAACGGCTACCCGGCGCCGGTAGTAGATTATCGGGCGCGCTAG
- the metG gene encoding methionine--tRNA ligase produces the protein MWHNTAHFHLSNKPRIMTKSLQRKILVTSALPYANGSIHLGHMVEHIQTDVWVRFQKLRGHECHYCCADDTHGTPVMLAAQKQGIAPEDMIAKVREEHIANFTGFHIGYSNYYSTHSPENKQFSEQIYRALKANGKIESRVIEQLFDPEKQMFLPDRFVKGECPKCHAQDQYGDNCEVCGTTYSPTELINPYSAVSGAKPELRESEHFFFKLGECAGYLKEWTSGNNPHDGKPHLQAEALNKMKEWLGEGEETTLSDWDISRDAPYFGFEIPDAPGKYFYVWLDAPVGYMASFKNLCDRIGIDFDEYFKADSQAEMYHFIGKDILYFHALFWPAMLHFSGHRAPTGVYAHGFLTVDGQKMSKSRGTFITAKSYLEQGLNPEWMRYYIAAKLNSKIEDIDLNLQDFISRVNSDLVGKYVNIAARASGFLAKRFEGRLKDVSGSLLLQKLAAESSAIAEQYENREYARALRDIMALADAVNEYVDANKPWELAKQEGQDERLHEVCSELINAFTMLTAYLAPVLPQTAANAARFLNLDAITWANTRETLVGEHAINKYEHLMQRVEQKQVDDLIEANKQSIQTTPAPAAEESKYEKVAEQASFDDFIKIDMRVAKVLNCEAVEGSTKLLKFDLDFGFGKRIIFSGIAASYPNPAELNGRMVIAVANFAPRKMAKFGVSEGMILSAELPDGSSRILSPDTGAQPGDKIC, from the coding sequence TTGTGGCATAATACCGCCCATTTCCATCTTTCCAACAAACCGCGAATCATGACCAAATCACTGCAACGTAAAATCTTGGTTACCTCCGCCCTACCCTATGCCAACGGCAGCATCCACCTCGGCCACATGGTCGAACACATCCAAACCGACGTTTGGGTGCGCTTCCAAAAACTGCGCGGCCACGAGTGCCACTACTGCTGCGCCGACGACACTCACGGCACGCCCGTGATGCTGGCCGCGCAAAAACAAGGCATCGCGCCCGAAGACATGATTGCCAAAGTACGCGAAGAGCACATCGCCAACTTCACCGGCTTCCACATCGGCTATAGTAATTATTACAGCACCCATTCACCTGAAAACAAACAGTTTTCCGAACAGATTTACCGTGCGCTGAAAGCCAACGGCAAAATCGAAAGCCGCGTCATCGAGCAGCTTTTCGACCCCGAAAAACAAATGTTCCTGCCCGACCGCTTCGTTAAAGGCGAATGCCCCAAATGCCACGCCCAAGACCAATACGGCGACAACTGCGAAGTCTGCGGCACCACCTATTCCCCGACCGAACTGATTAACCCGTATTCCGCCGTTTCCGGTGCCAAACCCGAATTGCGCGAATCCGAACACTTCTTCTTCAAACTGGGCGAATGTGCGGGCTACCTGAAAGAATGGACTTCCGGCAACAACCCGCACGACGGCAAGCCCCATCTGCAAGCCGAAGCCCTCAACAAAATGAAAGAATGGCTGGGCGAAGGCGAAGAAACCACCCTGTCCGACTGGGACATCTCTCGCGACGCGCCATATTTCGGTTTCGAAATCCCCGACGCGCCGGGCAAATACTTCTACGTCTGGCTGGACGCGCCCGTCGGCTACATGGCGTCGTTTAAAAACCTGTGCGACCGCATCGGCATCGATTTCGACGAATACTTCAAAGCCGACAGCCAAGCCGAGATGTACCACTTCATCGGCAAAGACATCCTCTATTTCCACGCCCTGTTCTGGCCCGCCATGCTGCATTTCTCCGGCCACCGCGCCCCGACCGGCGTGTACGCACACGGCTTTCTGACCGTCGACGGACAAAAAATGTCCAAATCGCGCGGCACCTTCATCACCGCCAAATCCTATCTGGAACAAGGCCTGAACCCCGAGTGGATGCGCTACTACATCGCCGCCAAACTCAACAGCAAAATCGAAGACATCGATTTGAACCTGCAAGACTTTATCAGCCGCGTCAACAGCGACCTCGTCGGCAAATACGTCAACATCGCCGCCCGCGCATCGGGCTTTCTGGCCAAACGCTTTGAAGGCCGTCTGAAAGACGTTTCAGGTAGCCTGTTATTGCAAAAACTCGCCGCCGAAAGCTCAGCAATTGCCGAGCAATACGAAAACCGCGAATACGCCCGCGCCCTGCGCGACATCATGGCATTGGCGGATGCCGTGAACGAATACGTCGATGCCAACAAGCCGTGGGAACTCGCCAAACAGGAAGGCCAAGACGAACGCCTGCACGAAGTATGCAGCGAACTCATCAACGCCTTCACCATGCTGACCGCCTACCTCGCCCCCGTGTTGCCGCAAACCGCTGCCAACGCCGCGCGTTTCCTCAATCTGGACGCGATTACCTGGGCCAACACGCGCGAAACCTTGGTGGGCGAACACGCCATCAACAAATACGAACATTTAATGCAACGAGTGGAGCAAAAACAAGTGGACGATTTAATCGAAGCCAACAAACAAAGCATTCAGACGACCCCCGCGCCTGCCGCCGAAGAGAGTAAATACGAAAAAGTCGCCGAACAGGCCAGCTTCGACGACTTCATAAAAATCGACATGCGCGTCGCCAAAGTATTGAACTGCGAAGCCGTCGAAGGCAGCACCAAACTCTTAAAATTCGACCTCGATTTCGGTTTTGGAAAACGCATCATTTTCTCCGGCATCGCCGCGTCTTATCCCAACCCTGCCGAATTGAACGGCCGCATGGTTATCGCCGTCGCCAACTTCGCCCCACGCAAAATGGCAAAATTCGGCGTATCCGAAGGCATGATCCTCTCCGCCGAACTGCCAGATGGCTCCTCCCGTATCCTCAGCCCCGATACTGGTGCTCAGCCCGGGGATAAGATTTGCTAA
- a CDS encoding TerC/Alx family metal homeostasis membrane protein, producing MTTHLGFPLETVAVFVVLSVGAIAIDLFAHRSDKPMSLKSAALWSVFWVAVSLAFGGYLWFHHGSEMASLFFTGYVLEKVLSVDNLFVIMAVFSWFKVPGAYRHRVLYWGIIGAIVFRMVFVAIGTGLMALGPYVELVFAVVVGWTGVMMLRRDEEEEANEDYSEHLAYRWVHRFFPVWPRLYGHNFFLHGHELTEACRQNPDVRLEPAGEDLKHPEQHHPQPVKKGALVATPLFLCLAIIEISDVMFAFDSVPAVIAVSKEPLIVYSAMMFAILGLRTMYFVLEALRGYLVHLEKAVVALLFFIAVKLALSASEHLFQHGYEISPNASLVVVLVVLALGVAASFVFPEKSKTEEQNKQP from the coding sequence ATGACCACCCATTTAGGTTTTCCGCTGGAAACCGTTGCCGTTTTCGTTGTCCTCTCCGTGGGCGCGATTGCCATCGACCTGTTTGCCCACCGCAGCGACAAGCCCATGTCGCTTAAAAGCGCCGCGCTGTGGTCAGTGTTTTGGGTTGCGGTGTCGCTGGCGTTCGGCGGCTATTTGTGGTTCCACCACGGCAGCGAGATGGCCAGCCTGTTTTTCACCGGTTATGTACTGGAGAAAGTGCTGTCGGTGGACAACTTATTCGTGATTATGGCCGTGTTTTCCTGGTTTAAAGTCCCAGGGGCCTACCGCCACCGCGTGCTGTATTGGGGCATCATCGGCGCGATTGTGTTCCGTATGGTGTTCGTGGCCATCGGCACCGGCCTGATGGCGCTGGGGCCGTATGTGGAGCTCGTGTTTGCCGTGGTGGTGGGCTGGACGGGCGTCATGATGCTGCGCCGCGATGAAGAGGAGGAAGCCAACGAAGACTACTCCGAACACCTGGCCTACCGCTGGGTACACCGTTTCTTCCCGGTATGGCCGCGCCTCTACGGGCACAATTTCTTCCTACACGGCCACGAGCTCACCGAAGCCTGCCGCCAAAACCCCGACGTGCGCCTCGAGCCGGCCGGCGAAGACCTGAAACATCCGGAGCAACACCACCCGCAGCCGGTAAAAAAAGGCGCGCTGGTGGCCACGCCGCTGTTTTTGTGCTTGGCTATTATCGAGATTTCCGATGTGATGTTTGCCTTCGACAGCGTACCGGCGGTGATTGCCGTATCCAAAGAGCCGCTGATTGTGTACAGCGCCATGATGTTCGCCATCCTCGGCTTGCGTACCATGTATTTCGTGCTCGAAGCCCTGCGCGGCTATTTGGTGCACCTGGAAAAAGCCGTGGTGGCACTGCTGTTTTTTATCGCGGTAAAACTGGCGCTTTCCGCCTCCGAGCACCTGTTCCAACACGGCTATGAAATTTCGCCCAACGCCTCGCTGGTGGTGGTGCTGGTGGTACTGGCCTTGGGCGTGGCCGCTTCTTTCGTGTTCCCGGAAAAAAGCAAAACAGAAGAGCAAAACAAACAGCCCTAA
- the ppsA gene encoding phosphoenolpyruvate synthase, which translates to MSGNNVIWFENLRMTNVEQVGGKNASLGEMISQLAEKGVRVPGGFATTAEAYRAFLSHNGLNERISASLAALDVDDVAELARVGAQIRQWILDTPFPAELEADIKAAWDKLVADAGTDQISVAVRSSATAEDLPDASFAGQQETFLNIQGLENVKEAMHHVFASLYNDRAISYRVHKGFAHDMVALSAGVQRMVRSDAGASGVMFTIDTESGFDQVVFVTASYGLGETVVQGAVNPDEFYVHKPTLRAGRPAILRKTMGSKLIKMVFTDTAETGKSVQVVDVDEAERKRFSISNEEITELAKYALIIEEHYGRPMDIEWGRDGLDGKLYILQARPETVKSQEERNSTLRRYRIENKSAVLCEGRAIGQKVGQGTVRLIKSAAEMDQVQPGDVLVTDMTDPDWEPVMKRASAIVTNRGGRTCHAAIIARELGIPAVVGCGNATDVLTHGQSVTVSCTEGDTGLIYDGLLKVEVIDLALDNMPASPVKIMMNVGNPELSFGFASLPSEGIGLARMEFIINRQIGIHPRALLEFDRQDAELQVQINERIAGYASPVDFYVDKLAEGIATIAASAYPKKVIVRMSDFKSNEYANLLGGNIYEPHEENPMLGYRGAARYISPDFKDCFALECRALKYVRDEMGLTNVEIMIPFVRTLHEAEAVVKALKENGLERGKNGLRLIMMCELPTNSILAEQYLKYFDGFSIGSNDMTQLTIGVDRDSGGPIAGTFDERDPAVKVMLHLAIKACRKLNKYIGICGQGPSDHPDFAKWLVEQGIETISLNPDTVIETWLYLAKELPPKQ; encoded by the coding sequence ATGTCTGGCAACAATGTAATCTGGTTTGAAAATCTGCGTATGACCAACGTGGAACAGGTGGGCGGCAAAAACGCTTCCCTGGGAGAAATGATCAGCCAGCTGGCTGAAAAAGGCGTGCGCGTGCCCGGCGGCTTTGCCACTACGGCCGAAGCCTACCGCGCATTTTTGTCGCACAACGGCTTGAATGAACGCATTTCCGCCTCGCTGGCTGCGCTGGATGTGGATGATGTAGCCGAGCTGGCACGAGTGGGCGCACAAATCCGCCAGTGGATTCTGGATACTCCGTTTCCGGCTGAACTAGAAGCCGACATCAAAGCCGCTTGGGATAAACTGGTGGCCGACGCGGGCACCGACCAAATCTCCGTGGCCGTACGCTCTTCTGCCACTGCTGAAGACTTGCCGGACGCATCTTTTGCCGGCCAGCAGGAAACCTTCCTGAATATCCAAGGCCTGGAAAACGTGAAAGAAGCGATGCACCACGTATTTGCCTCGCTCTATAACGACCGCGCCATCTCCTACCGTGTGCACAAAGGCTTCGCACATGACATGGTGGCCTTGTCTGCTGGCGTACAGCGCATGGTGCGCTCCGACGCTGGTGCTTCTGGCGTAATGTTTACCATCGACACCGAATCCGGCTTCGACCAAGTGGTGTTCGTAACCGCCTCCTACGGCCTGGGCGAGACTGTGGTGCAAGGCGCGGTAAACCCCGACGAATTCTACGTGCACAAGCCCACCCTGCGCGCCGGCCGCCCCGCCATCCTGCGCAAAACCATGGGTTCTAAACTGATTAAAATGGTGTTCACCGACACCGCCGAAACCGGCAAATCTGTGCAGGTGGTAGATGTGGACGAAGCCGAACGCAAACGCTTCTCCATCAGCAACGAAGAAATCACCGAATTGGCCAAATACGCGCTGATTATTGAAGAGCACTACGGCCGCCCGATGGACATCGAATGGGGCCGCGACGGCTTGGACGGCAAGCTCTACATTCTGCAGGCTCGCCCCGAAACCGTGAAATCGCAGGAAGAGCGCAACAGCACCCTGCGCCGCTACCGCATCGAAAACAAATCTGCCGTATTGTGCGAAGGCCGCGCCATCGGCCAAAAAGTCGGTCAAGGTACCGTGCGCCTAATTAAAAGCGCCGCCGAGATGGACCAAGTGCAGCCCGGCGACGTATTGGTGACCGACATGACCGATCCGGATTGGGAACCAGTTATGAAGCGCGCCTCCGCCATCGTGACCAACCGCGGCGGCCGCACCTGCCACGCTGCCATTATCGCCAGAGAATTAGGCATTCCGGCAGTAGTGGGCTGCGGCAACGCCACCGATGTGCTCACTCACGGCCAAAGCGTAACCGTATCCTGCACCGAGGGTGACACCGGCCTGATTTATGACGGTCTGTTAAAAGTAGAAGTAATTGATTTGGCGTTGGATAACATGCCTGCTTCGCCAGTGAAAATCATGATGAACGTGGGCAACCCTGAGCTCTCCTTCGGCTTTGCCAGCCTACCCAGCGAAGGCATCGGCCTGGCGCGCATGGAATTCATCATCAACCGCCAAATCGGTATCCACCCGCGCGCATTGCTCGAATTCGACCGCCAAGATGCCGAACTGCAAGTGCAGATTAACGAGCGCATCGCCGGCTACGCCTCACCGGTAGATTTCTACGTGGACAAACTGGCCGAAGGCATCGCCACCATCGCCGCCTCCGCCTATCCGAAAAAGGTTATCGTGCGGATGTCCGACTTCAAATCCAACGAATATGCCAACCTGCTCGGCGGCAATATCTACGAGCCGCACGAAGAAAACCCCATGCTCGGCTACCGCGGCGCCGCCCGCTACATTTCACCCGATTTCAAAGACTGCTTCGCGCTCGAATGCCGCGCCCTGAAATACGTGCGCGACGAAATGGGCCTCACCAACGTGGAAATTATGATTCCCTTCGTGCGCACCCTGCACGAAGCTGAAGCCGTGGTGAAAGCACTAAAAGAAAACGGCCTAGAACGCGGCAAAAACGGCCTGCGTCTGATTATGATGTGCGAGCTGCCTACCAACTCCATCCTTGCCGAGCAGTATCTGAAATACTTCGACGGCTTCTCCATCGGCTCCAACGACATGACCCAGCTCACCATCGGCGTAGACCGCGACAGCGGCGGCCCGATTGCTGGCACGTTCGATGAACGCGACCCGGCGGTGAAAGTGATGCTGCATTTGGCCATCAAAGCTTGCCGCAAATTGAACAAATACATCGGCATCTGCGGCCAAGGCCCGTCCGACCACCCAGATTTCGCCAAATGGCTGGTTGAACAAGGCATCGAAACTATTTCGCTGAACCCGGATACGGTGATTGAAACCTGGCTCTACCTAGCTAAAGAGCTGCCGCCCAAGCAGTAA
- the ppsR gene encoding posphoenolpyruvate synthetase regulatory kinase/phosphorylase PpsR, translated as MPPCTRHAIFISDRTGLTAEGMGDALLNQFDSIEFKRFTYPFIDTPEKAERIVAEVNKIADGCNLRPIIFTSIVSEDIRHIIRNCNGLHLSFFDAFINKLEEELGTQAVLQVGRTHSIQNTERYDARMEAVNFSLNHDDGVSAKDLADADVILMGVSRSGKTPTCLYLALQYGIRAANYPLTPDDLDNTDLPRMVKPFKSKIFGLTIDPARLHHIRTERRPNSQYASPENCRREVREAESMFRQHGIPHTSTTHKSVEELAAGIMLACKLQRRT; from the coding sequence ATGCCACCCTGCACACGCCACGCCATCTTCATTTCCGATCGCACCGGCCTCACCGCCGAAGGCATGGGCGACGCCCTGCTCAACCAGTTCGACAGCATCGAATTCAAACGCTTCACCTACCCCTTCATTGATACTCCCGAAAAAGCTGAACGCATTGTGGCCGAAGTGAACAAAATTGCCGACGGCTGCAACCTGCGCCCCATTATCTTTACCAGTATCGTCAGCGAAGACATCCGCCACATCATCCGCAACTGCAACGGCCTGCACCTGAGCTTTTTCGATGCCTTTATCAATAAACTTGAAGAAGAACTCGGCACCCAAGCCGTATTGCAGGTGGGACGCACCCACAGCATCCAAAACACAGAGCGCTACGATGCCCGCATGGAAGCCGTAAACTTCTCCCTCAACCACGACGACGGCGTATCCGCCAAAGATCTTGCCGACGCCGACGTCATCCTCATGGGCGTATCCCGCAGCGGTAAAACCCCCACCTGCCTCTACCTCGCCCTGCAATACGGCATCCGTGCCGCCAACTACCCGCTTACCCCCGACGATTTGGACAACACCGACCTGCCGCGCATGGTTAAGCCCTTCAAATCCAAAATCTTCGGCCTCACCATCGATCCCGCCCGTTTGCACCATATCCGCACCGAACGCCGCCCCAACTCCCAATATGCCAGCCCCGAAAACTGCCGGCGCGAAGTGCGCGAAGCCGAATCCATGTTCCGTCAACACGGCATCCCCCACACCAGCACCACCCATAAATCCGTGGAAGAGCTTGCCGCCGGCATTATGCTCGCCTGCAAACTGCAACGGCGCACATAA
- a CDS encoding pseudouridine synthase — translation MQLIKYLQAQGIGSRKQCRQLVEQGRITINDETAEQPAAEIEPDQVQRLAIDGEEIAVIPLPHYYILLHKPAGYETSHKPRDYPSVFSLLPDHIRATEPQAVGRLDADTTGVLLITNDGAFNHRQTSPKHHVAKLYRATLKHPAGEELCAALRQGVLLHDDNETVFAAAAELENSHSLLLTITQGKYHQVKRMVAAAGNRVEALHRLRFGDWECDDLLPGQWRFIQPED, via the coding sequence ATGCAACTCATCAAATACCTGCAAGCCCAAGGTATCGGCAGCCGCAAACAATGTCGCCAGCTGGTCGAACAAGGGCGCATTACGATTAACGACGAAACTGCCGAACAGCCTGCTGCCGAAATCGAACCCGACCAAGTGCAGCGTCTCGCCATCGACGGCGAAGAGATCGCTGTCATCCCCCTGCCGCACTACTACATCCTGCTGCACAAGCCCGCCGGCTACGAAACTTCGCACAAACCGCGCGACTATCCCAGCGTGTTTTCCCTGCTACCCGACCACATCCGCGCCACCGAGCCGCAAGCCGTCGGCCGGCTCGATGCCGACACCACCGGCGTGCTGCTCATCACCAACGACGGCGCGTTCAACCACCGCCAAACCTCGCCCAAACACCATGTGGCCAAACTCTACCGCGCCACGCTCAAACACCCCGCTGGCGAAGAGCTGTGTGCCGCTCTGCGCCAAGGCGTGCTGCTGCACGACGACAATGAAACCGTATTTGCTGCCGCTGCCGAATTGGAAAATTCGCACAGCCTGCTGCTCACCATCACCCAGGGCAAATACCACCAGGTAAAACGCATGGTGGCCGCTGCCGGCAACCGCGTGGAAGCCCTGCACCGCCTGCGCTTCGGTGATTGGGAGTGTGATGATTTGCTGCCGGGGCAGTGGCGCTTTATCCAGCCCGAGGATTGA
- a CDS encoding FHA domain-containing protein: MAMTLCAAGKHYYDSAIQADCPYCGDSGFSGSPYTAAAPTPANERTQMLAADSQQLAAQSAKTQILDNTATEASSAPALKTHIIGMSNQPDAEARAKGMCEFPVVGWLVITEGQGRGTDFRLIQGENRIGRNADLEVCLDFGAQSDNTVSHEAHAVVVYDHHANEFFIERGSSRNLAMLNGSTIRGEPTLQRNDIIQVGTTKLLFLPFCDHSFKWQAD, from the coding sequence ATGGCAATGACTCTCTGTGCTGCCGGTAAACACTACTACGACTCCGCAATACAGGCCGACTGCCCCTATTGCGGAGACTCCGGCTTTTCCGGTAGCCCCTACACCGCAGCCGCCCCGACCCCTGCCAACGAACGCACCCAAATGCTCGCTGCCGATTCGCAGCAACTGGCCGCCCAAAGCGCCAAAACCCAAATCCTTGATAACACCGCCACCGAGGCAAGTAGCGCCCCTGCCTTGAAAACCCACATCATCGGCATGAGCAACCAACCCGATGCCGAAGCCCGCGCTAAAGGCATGTGCGAATTCCCCGTGGTCGGCTGGCTGGTTATTACCGAAGGCCAAGGGCGCGGCACAGATTTCCGCCTGATTCAAGGGGAAAACCGAATCGGGCGCAACGCCGACCTCGAAGTCTGCCTCGATTTCGGCGCGCAAAGCGACAACACCGTCAGCCACGAAGCCCATGCTGTCGTGGTATATGACCATCACGCCAATGAGTTCTTCATCGAGCGCGGCAGCAGCCGCAACCTCGCTATGCTCAACGGCAGTACCATCCGTGGCGAGCCCACCCTGCAACGCAACGACATCATCCAAGTCGGCACCACCAAACTGCTGTTCCTGCCCTTCTGCGATCACAGCTTTAAATGGCAGGCAGACTGA
- a CDS encoding FHA domain-containing protein: MKHFWRKFLLLSLLMLPWQASANQPDVLSAAKSVYRLWIGVPLPTQIASQLVSPQMLSEINSNGYVRVAAQNGQNLTLFKQNGQIYLFAGHGSGYLVSTEGHLVTNDHVANADVGEMAQLGKPEVFVVRTIAPHLELISTQQIFSDSAKDLSLLQVHGLTGKPLPLAAEKFLQPTLPVFSIGFPGASDDITSGFGFGDPDAYIQPVIAEGTLKREFKNYENRSYWEHHAPISGGNSGGPLVNRCGQVVGTNEGAHKEQVNTVIAVSNSELVPILQNHNVKFTQIKNECVDSATASTKRQLTLLYSGMGLLILLAGGGGVYLLRLKKQVKAGSNPPINSQLIRRIVGAQQAQQPQPAQAGASGSVTLTALCGGNNIVLPAGKPTIIGRSAPASVIINQAQVSARHVQLLFDGRQVQVEDLGSTNGTYVNGSKITRAVLNAGDVLQLTADENIARFSMGSPQAAQPRITATLQPLSAGLPAIALYLGQTVRIGRSSGNDVVINRQQISGSHCRISVDAAGNVVLEDLQSTNGTFVDSLEQRISRTTLRSGQTIYLANRDIAYQLTQS, from the coding sequence ATGAAACACTTTTGGCGAAAATTTCTGCTGCTATCCCTTTTGATGCTGCCCTGGCAGGCCAGCGCCAATCAGCCCGATGTTTTGAGCGCGGCCAAATCGGTATACCGCCTATGGATAGGCGTGCCGCTGCCGACGCAAATCGCCTCGCAGCTGGTCAGCCCGCAGATGCTCTCGGAAATCAACAGCAACGGCTATGTGCGCGTTGCCGCACAAAACGGGCAGAACCTTACCCTCTTCAAACAAAACGGCCAAATCTACCTCTTTGCCGGCCACGGTTCGGGCTATTTGGTGTCGACAGAAGGCCACCTCGTAACCAATGACCACGTTGCTAACGCAGATGTGGGTGAGATGGCACAGCTGGGCAAGCCGGAAGTGTTTGTGGTGCGCACCATTGCCCCCCACCTAGAGCTAATTTCCACCCAGCAGATTTTCAGCGACAGTGCCAAAGACCTTAGCCTACTGCAAGTGCACGGCCTCACTGGCAAACCGCTGCCGCTGGCTGCCGAAAAATTCCTCCAACCTACCCTACCGGTGTTTTCCATCGGTTTCCCCGGTGCTTCCGATGATATTACCTCCGGCTTCGGCTTCGGCGATCCCGATGCCTACATCCAACCGGTAATTGCCGAAGGCACGCTCAAACGCGAATTTAAAAACTACGAAAACCGCAGCTACTGGGAACACCACGCCCCTATCAGCGGCGGCAACAGCGGCGGTCCGCTGGTAAACCGCTGCGGCCAGGTGGTTGGCACCAACGAAGGCGCGCACAAAGAACAGGTCAACACTGTTATTGCCGTTTCCAACTCCGAACTTGTGCCGATTCTGCAAAACCACAACGTTAAATTTACCCAAATCAAGAACGAATGCGTAGATAGTGCCACCGCCAGCACCAAGCGCCAGCTTACCTTGCTTTATAGCGGCATGGGTTTGCTGATATTGTTGGCCGGCGGCGGCGGCGTGTATCTGCTGCGCCTGAAAAAACAAGTGAAAGCTGGCTCCAATCCGCCGATCAACTCCCAGTTGATCCGCCGCATCGTCGGCGCACAGCAGGCACAACAGCCGCAGCCAGCCCAAGCCGGTGCTTCAGGTAGCGTTACCCTCACTGCGCTCTGCGGCGGCAACAATATCGTCTTGCCGGCCGGCAAACCCACGATTATCGGCCGCAGCGCACCTGCCTCTGTCATCATCAATCAAGCGCAGGTATCCGCCCGCCACGTACAACTGCTGTTCGACGGCCGCCAAGTACAGGTGGAAGACTTGGGCAGCACCAACGGCACCTATGTAAACGGCAGCAAAATCACCCGTGCCGTTTTAAACGCCGGTGATGTATTGCAACTGACTGCCGACGAAAACATTGCCCGCTTCAGCATGGGCTCGCCACAAGCCGCCCAACCTCGTATTACCGCCACCCTACAACCGCTCAGCGCCGGTCTGCCCGCCATCGCACTCTACCTCGGTCAAACCGTCCGCATCGGCCGCAGTAGCGGCAACGACGTGGTGATCAACCGCCAGCAAATCTCCGGCAGCCACTGCCGTATCAGCGTAGACGCAGCCGGCAACGTTGTGTTGGAAGACCTGCAATCCACCAACGGCACCTTTGTAGACAGCCTGGAGCAGCGCATCAGCCGCACCACCTTGCGTTCCGGCCAAACCATCTATCTGGCCAACCGCGATATTGCCTACCAACTCACCCAATCATAA